The following is a genomic window from Zalophus californianus isolate mZalCal1 chromosome 10, mZalCal1.pri.v2, whole genome shotgun sequence.
TCCCAGAGGGCTTCCCCGGAGAATCCCCCAGACTCTCACGGACGCCATGGGGGCGGGGCCGCTCTGATGGACAGAGCGGGGTGTAGCCTGGGCCGGCGGCTGGGACCGTCACCGCGGCGGCTGTGCGGGCCTCTGGGCGCCCGCGGCGGGGACGACCAGGTGCCGGCGCCGTGCGGGCGACACGCGCGTCTCTGCGGGGCTGCGCGGGGTCCGCGGAGCGGCTGGGGGCGCGCGGCGCGGGCGCGGCGCTGGGCGCGGGGGGCGCTCCCGGCCGGGATGAGCTCACCGCAGTCGCGCCGGGGCTGAGCGCCGAgccgggcggcggcggggcgggcggcggctCCTCGGCGGCTCCGCGGCGGAGCCGGGCCGCGGGCCACCATGCTGGGCCTGGACGCATGTGAGCTGGGGGCGCAGCTGCTGGAGCTGCTCCGGCTGGCGCTGTGCGCCCGAGGTgagcaggctgggctggggccagggtggCCACGTGGGCGGGGGTCTGGgacggggagggtggggggtggggggttggggaggcttCAGCCTAGGGCGGGGGTTGGGCCTCCCCCGCGGAAACTTTGGGGGCGCGCGTGGGGAAATCCTGGCGCGGTCCCCCTACTGGGctctggcgggggcggggggcttcgTCCAGGCCAGACACTCAGGGGCAAAGGAGCCAAGAGTGGGCGGGTCTGTTTGTGAAGCCAGGGCTGCAGGGGGACCCTCTCCCCTTGGGAACCTGCCCCTGAGATCCCCTCTCccttgggtggggctggggctcttTCAGGGCGCGTGGTGATCCCTGAGAAGCCTGGCGCACAGTCGGAAAGACCCTGTCCCAAAACACTATGGGAAGGGGCTTAGAGAGACCCCTGCCACAGGGCATCATGGGAAGGGGGGCTCTAGGAGACTGAGTCTGAAGGTGCCCAGGGAGGTAGCCCCAGAGCATAAGCTGAGGGGTTTAGAGAGAACCGCCTCTACGACCCAGGAGCACCCCCGGCAAGAACCCCTAGGATAGCGGGAAGGTATACAGAGATGTGAAGAGATGTGGTGGGCAGAGCCTCTGTTCTAGGGAAGACCCTAGAGGTCAGCGGTCCACAGTAGTGGTCTCCAGTCCTTGGGGCTATCCCCCTTTTAGGGTCTGCCCCCGTGCCGTCCCCATCTTTGGCCTCTGAGTCAGGGAGGAGCCCTAGATGGATGGCTGGGCCAGAGAAGGCAGCTGGTGCCTCGGGGATGTCACTTGGCTCCATCTCTCAGGAGCCTTCTCCAACCCCCAGGGCCCTTCCTAAAGGGTTCGGGTGTGGGTGCTGCTCAGTCTCTTCCCAGCGCACCCCTCTCCCTGAGCCCCCAAGCAGCCCTCCCTCTCTGAGCGCACATCCCCTTCCCTAacctcccacctctctccctgAGCCTCCATTGCTTCCTCTGAGTTCCTGTGGGCCTGGGCTGTGAGCGGCACAGCTGGCCAGATGGGGGGCCTCCAGTTTGATGAGTGAACGCCAGGGTCCGCTGGGGGCAGCGACTCACgcacctccccaacccccagtccTCCTGACTGACAAGGAGGGGAGACAGCTGCCCCCTGACGAGGCACTGGATGAGGCTGTGCCTGAGTACCAGGCCCCAGGGAGGAAGAGCCTCCAGGAGATCCAGCAGCTGGACCCGGATGATGAGAGCCTGGCCAAGTACAAGCAGGCATTGCTGGGGCCCCTGCCCCCTGTCACGGGTACGCacagccctgggctgggaggggaagggagaggaggggaggggaggggaggggcgaaGGCTGGGGTGGGCACTCTGGTGACTTCCGGTTTTTCCCCAGATCTGAGCCTACCCAACGTGCAGGTGACCAGGCTGACGTTGATGTCTGAGCAGGCTCCAGGGCCCATCACCATGGACCTCACAGGTACTGCCccccttggggctcctggggcaGGGTCTGTGCTATCCCAGGAGGTTATTCCCTAGCTGCACTTTCCCTAACAGGGGAGCTGGCCGCGCTGAAAAACCAGGTGTTTGTCCTGAAGGAGGGTGTTGATTACAAAGTGAAGATTACCTTCAAGGTGAGGGTAGCTGTCATGGGGGACGCCTGCCAGCTCAAGGTCAGCCCCCCGGAGGGGCCCTTAACACCCTCTGTCCCCCAGGTCAATAAGGAGATCGTCAGTGGCCTCAAGTGTCTGCATCACACCTACCGCCAGGGCCTGCGTGGTGAGGGCGGCAAGGCGGGGctggcccgggggtgggggcggggctgtggggagggtcaggtggggcagagggtggCCCCTgacagcctccccctcccccagtggaCAAGGCCGTGTACATGGTGGGCAGTTACGGCCCGAGCGCCCAGGAGTATGAGTTTGTGACTCCGGTGGAGGAAGTGCCTCGAGGAGTGTTGGTGCGGGGTGCTTATGTGGTCACGTCCTTCTTCACGGATGACGACAGGACGGACCACCTGTCCTGGGAGTGGAGCCTCCACATCTGCCAAGACTGGAAGAGCTGAACGCCTCCCATCCCAGGGGCTGCCCTCCCACTCGGGGTCCTGCTTTTCCCTGCCCCTCAGTCAGTGATCACACCCCCCACACCCTCTGCTCCGTCCTGGGACGCCCCCTCCCTGGGCTGGCACTGTGCCCCGGACAGTCCTATTAAAATCGCCTTGTCTCAGTGCCCTGGGTGTTGCTTctgtctgcctcccctccccccggggtgggtggggggaacctTGTGGCCTTATCTTCCTGGGACTAGGACTGGGCGCCACGTGGCAGCTGCAGCTTGGCCCCCGGCCCCCTTATCTGCCCCCTGCCTCGTGGGCCCGGCACTGCCATGGACAGCCAGTTCCTGCTcccgccgctgctgctgctgctacttgGGGCCTCAGTCCTGTGGGGACAGGGCCCGGGGCCAGGGGGGGCCGAGGAAGAGCCCCCCGATGAGGAGATCCCTGAGGAGGATGGGATCTTGGTGCTGAGCCAGCGCAACCTGGGCCTGGCCCTACGGAAGCACCGCACGCTGTTGGTGCAATTCTGTGAGTGCACCGGGCCGGCGGGCTGGAGGACCCACCGGGGCCGCCCACGGGGTTCAGCTCCCCACCCTGGGGGTCCGGGGCTTGTGCAGTGAGAGGGCTTCCTCTCTGCGCTCTTGGCCCCCACCGTGCTCCTGGAAGCAAAGCTCTGGGACTGAGctggcctggggggggggcggggcgtgcagcttgagcaggggagggtgggactggggagggaggtgcaggTGCAGGGAAGACCCTTGATCATCGTCCATCTGTAAACCCTTtatgtaaagggccagatagcatTCAGGCCCTGCTCATTCTTCTGTAGATTTTTACAAACGTTTACACATGGGAAAGCCATTCCTAGGTTGCAGGCTTCCACAAGCAGACGCAGGTGGCCAGGCGGCCGGCCTCAGGGAGCGGCAGCTGGATGATTCTTCTCAAACACGCTGGCAGGATGGGGCCGCCCACTGCACCCCTGACTTGGGGCCTTGGGGAGTCTGGCTCTGGGGCAGAGGCTCAGATGGTCCCCGAAGGAGGCGGGTGTGTGGACAGGAATGCTCCCTGCCAGACCTGACTGCCTCCAAGGTCTCCCAGCTCCGGCTGGGCGGGAGCAGGGCTAAGGCTGGGGCCGTGGAGGCCTGGGGTGCTCATGACCCTATCCCCCAGATGCCCCCTGGTGTGGGCACTGCAAGGCACTGGCCCCTGAATACAGCAAGGCCGCTGCCCTGCTGGCGGCAGAGTCCGCCGAAGCCAGGCTGGCCAAGGTGGATGGGCCCGCTGAGGCAGAGCTGACCAAGGAGTTTGCTGTGACGGAATACCCCACGCTCAAGTTCTTCCGTGACGGGCAGCGCACACACCCGGAGGAGTACACTGGTACCGGCAGCAGGCACCGGtgggcaggggcggggctgggctgggcccagGCTGAGGGGACTTTTCACAGGCCCCAGGGAGGCTGACGGCATCGCTGAGTGGCTGAGGCGGAGGCTGGGGCCCAGTGCCACCCGGCTGGAGGATGAAGAGGGTGCCCAAGCTCTGATAGACGGCCGGGATGTTGTGGTCATTGGCTTCTTCCAGGTGAGCTGGTGCCACTGGGGTCCAGGCCATGGGAGCAGGGCCTGTGGTGCAGCTGACCTCACAGGCTTGGGCTCCTTAGGACCTACAGGACGATGATGTGGCTACCTTCCTGGCCCTGGCCCAGGACGCCCTGGACATGACCTTTGGCCTTACCGACCAGCCAAAGCTCTTTCAGAAGTTTGGCCTCACCAAGGACACCGTGGTCCTTTTCAAGAAGGTGGGTCACAGGGCCAAGGTGGGTGCTGGGGGTCGGGGCTGTGGCTCCTGCTGACCGACCCAGTGCCGTCCAGTTTGACGAGGGTCGGGCCGACTTCCCAGTGGACGAAGAGCTGGGCCTGGACCAGGGGGACCTGTCGCACTTCCTCCTCATGCACAGCATGCACCTGGTCACGGAGTTCAACAGCCAGGTCAGCTGGGCCGTAGGAGcggtggcaggggcgggggcgtGTCCGTGGGAGCCAGTGCCCGTCAGTTCAGCCTGCCCTCGCAGACTTCTCCGAAGATCTTCGCAGCCAGGATCCTCAACCACCTGCTGCTGTTCGTCAACCAGACGCTGGCCCCGCACCAGGAGCTGCTGGTGGGCTTTGGGGAGGCAGCTCCCCTGTTCCGGGGACAGGTACTGGctgggccggggggcggggggagggggtggtaggGAGGTGGGCTGCCCACCACAGACTCCCTGTTGGCAGGTGCTGTTCGTGGTGGTGGACGTGGGTGCCGACAATGGCCACGTGTTGCAGTACTTTGGTCTGAAGGCCGAGGAGGCCCCCACCCTGCGCTTCATCAACATTGAGACCACCAAGAAGTATGCGCCTGCAGATGGCGGGCCAGTCACCGCGGCCTCCGTCACCACCTTCTGCCATGCCGTCCTCGGTGGCCACATTAAGGTCTGCTGCTGAGTTGCCCACCCGGGGAATGGGGGGTGGGAGCAGCGGCTCCCAGGGGAGATCGCCACTGGAACCCCTGGCCCCGTCCCCCCAGCCCTACCTCCTGAGCCAGGAGGTGCCCCCTGACTGGGATCAGCGGCTGGTCAAGACCCTCGTGGGCAAGAATTTTGAGCAGGTGGCTTTTGATGAAACCAAGAACGTGTTTATCAAGTTTTGTGAGTGTGgaaggcagtgggtggggggcagtgggcagaTGGGGTCCCTGCTGGCTGTGCCAACGCCCCGCTGCCTTAGACGCCCCGTGGTGCACCCACTGCAAGGACATGGCTGCGGCCTGGGAGGTCCTGGCCGAGAAGTACAAGGACCACGAGGACATCATCATCGCGGAGCTGGACGCCACAGCCAATGAGCTGGAGGCTTTCCCTGTGCACGGCTTCCCTACCCTCAAGTACTTCCCGGCGGGGCCGGGTCGGAAGGTGAGGCGGGACCCCATCTTCCTAGGTCTGGCTGGGGCTTGGTCAGCGCGTTCCTCCGGCGGTGGCAGGAGAAGGGGGCCCGGCTTCGAGGGGCGTGGCCTCGGGTGGGCAGGGCTTCGAGGGGGCGGAGCGCCGATGAGCGGCCTCGGGTGGGCAGGGCTTCGAGGGGGCGGAGCGCCGATGAGCGGCCTCGGGTGGGCAGGGCCTCGAGGGGCGGGGCGCCGATGGGCGCGGCCTCGGGTGGGCAGGGCCTCGGGGCAGGGCGTGGGTTTGGGGGGGTAGGGCCCGGCCTACGTGGGACGTTGGAGGGTAGGACTGGGTGGGGTATATTCTCCAGAACCTGGTGTCCCTCCTCAGGTGATTGAATACAAGAGCACTAGGGACCTGGAGACCTTCTCCAAGTTCCTGGACAACGGGGGCAAGCTGCCTGTAGAGGAGCCTGCAGGGGAACCCACAGCCCCCGACCCGGTGGGTGCCTCTGTCCCAAGGTTCCCACTCTCTGGACAAGCCTGACATGTGGCACTGCGGTTGCCAGGGGCAAGGGTGAACCAAGGGTGCAGCTTCCAGCTGGGCCTCTGTGACCCTTTCCAGGAGACACCTGCCAACTCCACCATGGAGCCCAAAGAGGAGCTGTAGCTGCCCCCGCATCGCCATCTGGTGCCCCCACATCAGTGCCCTGGGAGTTGTGCAGTGAATAAAGAAAGAGCTTTGGTCCTGGACTGTGTGGTTCCTGAGTATGCCTGACCACCTGGCCCTTGCCAGATAGCCTCCCGGGCCCCGTTCCATCTTGAGTAGGGCCTAGcccttgcccccacccctttTGGGTAGATTCCTGACGCAGATCTGGGTCTGGGAACCCACCCCTCTCCAGAGCTCTGTCCCCGTGCCTCCAGAAgacaccccccaacacacacacttaacTCTCCGAGGCCTGCAGGGGATGGCAGGCCATCCAGCCAGGCCCCACCACAGAAGACAGGTACACTCCACAGCCAGAGAAGgttcaaaaatgattttatttcattattatccAAGTACCTTTGAAAAGATAATTGTACAAGTCAGCGCATGAAAAATGGGCGGGGGCAGCCCCCCACTGGCCCTGGCCTGAGAAATGTACATATTTACATGGGCCCTTAGAGGGGAGGGGCCCGGGACCCGCTGAGCCAGCGCTCTGGAAAtgaggatggaggagggagagcagtAAGGGGCTCCATCACCGGATCCACACAGTGGCAGGCAAGAGACAAGCTGTGTCGAAGGCACTCGGTGACATGTACAATTTACAGAGGCCCCCACAGGGCCCCTGGCGCCCCAGGCCTAGGCTAGGCCTGACCGGGGTACCATGTGGCGGACAAGTCCCAGAGGGTGGGGCAGAGCCTGCGGTGTGAGCGCCAGGGCGAGGAGCGGGTGCGTCTGCCCGCCGTCAGCAGCGGGGCACCGCTGGAGAGGAGGATGTTTGATGCGGCCCCATggcgggctccccgctcaggcGGACTCTCTGAGTATCACTGAGGAGCGGACAGGGCACCCTCCTTGTCAGCTGCAGGGTGGAGGCCTGTGGGACCACGCAGAGGTACCCCCACCCATCTGCACACAGATGGACCCAAGAGGAGGCCGGCTGCAGGGCGGGCAGCACCTGGCCTTCTCCCAGCAGCTGCGTGAAGCACACAACACAGCACGACCCTCTGACGCTCTGCGTgcggccccccgccccggcccgacGCAGGCCCAACCCAGCACAGAGGCCAGGCCCGCCCGTCAGTCCACCTTCTCCACCTTGCCAATGATTTTCTCCTCAAAGACGGGCAGGACGGTCTCATCTTCCCGAACCTCCTCAAACACCACTCCGCAGTCAAACTCATCGCTCACTTTCTTGAAGTAGTATCTGCAGGACGGGGACGAGAGGAGACGAGAGCCTTGTGCCCTCCTCTCCGGGCCCGGCAGCCCCACCCTCCCTCATGTGGCGGCAGACCCTGCTGCCCGTTTGCTGGGGGCCGACACCGAACACGTGCAGTGACCACACGCGGGGTCCCCTGCCCCTAGCCAGCTCCTCGGCTCTCACCTGTAGTTGCCTTTCTTGGTCAGCAGCTCCTTGAACTGGCCCAGGGTGACTGCGCGGCCCCGCACCAGGGTCCTGTAGGGGATGGGCTCCCCGCAGAAGTAGTAAGCCACCACAATGCTGTCACATGGCTGGGCACTCCCACTGCCCGCCTTCCGCTGGGACTTCGTCCTGGAGGCAGAGGAGCAGTGATGACTGCTGGGCTCGGGGTCTCACAGGGCACACCCCAAAGGGCCTCAGGACCGCAGGAAACACTAGGCAAGGGCCAGACGGTGGGCCTCGCCATCCTCAACGCCtcgtgtgcaaaggccctgacaCCCCCTCGCCCGGAGCGCCACCTCCAGCCCCCGGGGGCCTCACTCCATGCGGTGTCCCATCCCGAGGTGCCGGTCCTGCACCGGGCCCATGCTCTCTCAGATCCACAGCAAAGACACCAGCTCATCTCTCACCCGCCCGCCCACCTGCCCCACAGCAGCCAGGGCCTCGGTTTGCCCATCACCCTCCTGCACCCACTGCATGGCCTCAGGCCTCCCTGTGGTCTGAGCTGACTGCGGGTGGGGGGGCACCCCCTACCCAGACCACATCAACATGGGCGAACAAGCTTCTCAGGGCCAGAACCCATGGTGGATCCTAAGACGCCCAGGCTCCTGGAACCAATGCAGCCCCCACCTATAGGCTGGGCTGCACTCCCTGTATGCTAGGAAAGGCCTAGAGCCCTAAAGTTTCAGAAGCCTCTTGAGGCCAGTGGCTGGACAGACCACACCGTGCACGGATCTGGAAATGGACCTGCCCCTGTCCCAGGCAGAGCACCTGTCTGAAGAGCAGAGGCAGTGGCCAGCCAGACTTGCAGAGAAGGGCACGAGGCCAGCACCGTCTCCTGCCCAGGACCACTCATCCTGACGGGTGCTGAGCAGCTGCCGTGTCTGTGACCACAGTGAGCAGCCTTCGGCCGGCCAGAAGCTCTCGTCCCCATGACCGCTCCCCAGAGCTGCCCAGGTGGACGCGGACACGGCCCCTGGCCCCTGCCAGCCGGGCATATGGTGTCCTGTCGAGAGGCCATCTGACCATCTGAGCTCACTTGGGCTCTTCTCTCCCTGCAGACCCTCTCTCCCTGGTGCTCCTGGGCACACACTAGGCGGCCAGTTGGGCTATGTGGCCATCCATTGCTCAAGCCAGGCTCCCAGGTGCATGCTTTCCTTCCCTCAGTCCTGCAACCTCACGTGGGGGGGGTCCTCTGGGGGCCCGTTCTCTACAGAAGGGAGGCGGGGGGGGTCCCTGCTTTTCCAGAGGCCACCCTTAAGGAGTGAGCTGGTGGGGAGGCTGAGTCACTCAAGCATCCGGCTGGACGTGACAAAGCATGGTCTGCGATGAGGTGGGGGACCCCCTCTTTCTGCTCTGTCCTGAGCAGAAGTGCAGGGATTGGGCAGCCAGCACCGTCTACACAGGGGCCCCAGCACCCACGCTGCTCCACACAGGCCTGGGAGCAGACACGCCAACGCATTCCTGCGTTCCACACAAGAACAGAGCAAGGCTCAGCGTGCGCACAGCATCTGGATGCACCCACACCACAGGGGCAGGTGCTTTCAGGTGGCCGAGCCAGGGCAAACACGGCCAGTCACACACCAGTGAGCCCCAGGGCCGGCCGGGAAGCTCAGGAAAgtaaaggggggtggggggcgtggccAGAGCGGAGGAAGCAGAGCAGAACTTCCTCTCCGGCCTGCCGCCACGGGTCACACGAGGACGGCCTGCGTCTCCTTCCATGGAGACATGAAGCTTGAGCCCAGCCCCACCTCTTCCAGCGTGGTGCCCCAAATCCTGTCCTGGGAAGAGCGGCTCCACCGCGGGCCTGGCCGGCGCGCGGTCTGGGTAAGCAGTACCGGGACCCGCGGGGGGCGCACGTACTCTGTCTCGGAGAGCTCCAAGTCCGACACGGCTGGCACCACGCTCAGCACGGGTGTGCACACTGGCCTGACGCAGCAGCGCCCCCGCTGGATGACCTCCTGTACATACCTAGGGAACAACCACGTGAGTGAGCCGCGGGGGCTGGGCTCCGCGGTGACAGTGGGGCCACAGACCGGCACACGGAGCAGGGCCCCAACAGGGTCCGTCACCACCAAACAAGGCTCCTACTGTGTGAGCAGACAAAACACCAAACCACGGCACTGGAATATCAAGGGCTCATCGGGCCGGTCAGGAGACTGGCGCTGCTTCAGTCAGTCCAGAGTTCCCAGACTCCTCGCTGGATGACAGCTCCCAGGACCACACTCGGGAACCACCGCTCTGAGGCGCCTGGGTCTTGTCACTTCATCCACACCGAGAAGGGACTTCTGGAGAGGGCCTGCCTCTGGCCACCTCTGTGCACACAGTTCTTCCTCATCAGTGCTCCACGCCGCTCCATCCCGAGCAGCTGGGGAGGCCTGTCCCAGGGCTGGTTGCCCAGCAGCACCTCTCCACACGGCTGCCCGCCACAGGCATGATGTTGTGCAGCCCTGATAGTGACTTGTCTTCCACCAACCGGAGGGGGGGTCACCCCACAAGGAGCGCGGGGACGGCCCAGCACCCCCATTGCTGTCTCTGGACCTTCACTCGTGTCTGTGGCCATTTACAAAAGGCCTACACGCCCTGAACCGATGACACGTGCAGACGCCAACCGCAGGCCAACACCCCGTCAGGAGGCTCACAGCCCGAAACACGCATCCCCGAAGGCTTGTGACTGTGCGGTGTGTCCGGCCAGCAGGGCATGTGCAGGGCCCGCTGGGTGCCGGCGGGAAGAGCAGACGTGAGCCTGGCACCCCCAGAGCATGGCAGGGACAATAGTCCCACAGAGATCCTGCAGAGAGTCTGTGCAGAGAGCACCTCCTACCCACATGCCCCAGCCCTTTCCCAGATGGCCCCCCCACTCCCCCGTCGGCCCCATCAGACCGCACCAGCCCAGGCCTCCTGTGCCGGGCTGGCCCTCTCACTCTATGCTGACAGGATCACAGGGTGTGAGACAGGTGCCATAAACGTGGTTACCCGCAATGGCCAGGGGACACACTCAGACTTGGGGCTCTGCCTGATGAGACAAGCACTGATACCAGCCTCCCCAGAGCTGGACAGCCCCCCACACAGGGAGGTCCCTGGGAAGGATAACCAGCGACCACAGACTGGACAAGGGGTGCCGACAACGTCCGAGGAGAACAGGGCCACCGTGTGACCATGCTCTAGGTGCTGGGTGGGAAATGCAGGTTTCCAGGCCCCCCTCAGAGACCCTGATCCCTCTGGGAAAAGTGACCTCAAGGCCCAGCCGAAAAGGTGGGGAAACAACATTCTGGCCTGGAGAGAAGACCTGCTATCAGAGAGGGGTGCTCCCAGCAAAGGGGACTCTGGCGCTGGGGTCCCTCCAGGAGAAGACTTCCACATCTGCCTGTACTTGAGCAAAGCTAACCATCCTACCTGCAGATGGCACGGTTTACGGCCCCCCTTCCTGGGGCTGCAGAGGCAGCCAGGAACCCCAGGACCCCACTGTGAGCTCAGCCTGCACAGCAGCCAGGGTGACCTGACGGCAAGCTCTAGCTGCTCTGTGCGGCGACAGACACTGCGGGCTCCCGCAAAGACATGGGAGGAGTACGCTCACGGAACAGAGAGGGCTCCCCCTCCGTCCCCAGAAGGACAGTGTAACGACCACATGCCCTCCCAGACCCTGGTCACACAGCAGGGCTGCTTGCCACGCCCCGCGCGGCCCTCGGGGGAAAGAAACCAGGACTACCAGTGGGCAGCCAGCACGGGGGCCTTAGGCCTTGGAAAACCTTAGCCCCAAAGCAGTAGCACAGAAGCTGGAGTGGCCCTAGCAGGGAGTGCGGCCTGCTCTCCCTGACGCCCCCATACCTCTGCTTTGAGGGTAACTTGCtggctctcttctcttcctcctccagacGCCTGCGGGCCTCCTCCAGTTGGGTCAGGGGGTTGGGGGCTGGATTGGGAGGCATGGTGGGGTCTTGAATGAAGAGGTGAGAGGGCTGGACGGAGTTCCGGAGCTGAGCACTGACCCAAGGGTGCACAGCCCCAGGACGCTCGATGGACAAGGGCCTGGAGCTCTCGTGGGCCTGCTGCTTCTTGGCGCCAGAAGACCTTCGGGAGTAAGAGAACAAGGCGTGGCAGCATCTGAAAGCCTGGCCACGGGCGGgtgccaggaactggggcagggccaggggagaCCAAGCACAGCACTGACCCTGGCCGCCAGGTGGAC
Proteins encoded in this region:
- the PDIA2 gene encoding protein disulfide-isomerase A2, whose protein sequence is MDSQFLLPPLLLLLLGASVLWGQGPGPGGAEEEPPDEEIPEEDGILVLSQRNLGLALRKHRTLLVQFYAPWCGHCKALAPEYSKAAALLAAESAEARLAKVDGPAEAELTKEFAVTEYPTLKFFRDGQRTHPEEYTGPREADGIAEWLRRRLGPSATRLEDEEGAQALIDGRDVVVIGFFQDLQDDDVATFLALAQDALDMTFGLTDQPKLFQKFGLTKDTVVLFKKFDEGRADFPVDEELGLDQGDLSHFLLMHSMHLVTEFNSQTSPKIFAARILNHLLLFVNQTLAPHQELLVGFGEAAPLFRGQVLFVVVDVGADNGHVLQYFGLKAEEAPTLRFINIETTKKYAPADGGPVTAASVTTFCHAVLGGHIKPYLLSQEVPPDWDQRLVKTLVGKNFEQVAFDETKNVFIKFYAPWCTHCKDMAAAWEVLAEKYKDHEDIIIAELDATANELEAFPVHGFPTLKYFPAGPGRKVIEYKSTRDLETFSKFLDNGGKLPVEEPAGEPTAPDPETPANSTMEPKEEL
- the ARHGDIG gene encoding rho GDP-dissociation inhibitor 3, which translates into the protein MLGLDACELGAQLLELLRLALCARVLLTDKEGRQLPPDEALDEAVPEYQAPGRKSLQEIQQLDPDDESLAKYKQALLGPLPPVTDLSLPNVQVTRLTLMSEQAPGPITMDLTGELAALKNQVFVLKEGVDYKVKITFKVNKEIVSGLKCLHHTYRQGLRVDKAVYMVGSYGPSAQEYEFVTPVEEVPRGVLVRGAYVVTSFFTDDDRTDHLSWEWSLHICQDWKS